Proteins encoded by one window of Glycine soja cultivar W05 chromosome 15, ASM419377v2, whole genome shotgun sequence:
- the LOC114388255 gene encoding aspartyl protease AED3-like, translating to MKAPTKHSQTKAMTNMESTTPILTPLVLLLLFSLAKGLHNPKCDAAYQHDHDGSTLQVFHVFSPCSPFRPSKPMSWEESVLQLQAKDQARMQYLSNLVARRSIVPIASGRQITQSPTYIVRAKFGTPAQTLLLAMDTSNDAAWVPCTACVGCSTTTPFAPPKSTTFKKVGCGASQCKQVRNPTCDGSACAFNFTYGTSSVAASLVQDTVTLATDPIPAYTFGCIQKATGSSLPPQGLLGLGRGPLSLLAQTQKLYQSTFSYCLPSFKTLNFSGSLRLGPVAQPKRIKFTPLLKNPRRSSLYYVNLVAIRVGRRIVDIPPEALAFNPNTGAGTVFDSGTVFTRLVEPAYTAVRNEFRRRVAVHKKLTVTSLGGFDTCYTVPIVAPTITFMFSGMNVTLPPDNILIHSTAGSVTCLAMAPAPDNVNSVLNVIANMQQQNHRVLFDVPNSRLGVARELCT from the exons ATGAAGGCACCCACCAAACATTCTCAAACCAAAGCCATGACCAATATGGAATCCACCACACCTATACTCACTCCTCTAGtgctcctcctcctcttctctctAGCCAAAGGGCTTCACAACCCCAAATGTGATGCTGCCTATCAACATGACCATGATGGCTCAACCCTCCAAGTGTTCCATGTGTTCAGCCCTTGTTCCCCATTCAGGCCCTCAAAACCAATGTCATGGGAAGAGAGTGTCCTACAGCTACAAGCCAAGGACCAAGCCAGGATGCAGTACCTTTCTAACTTGGTGGCTAGGAGGTCCATTGTCCCAATTGCCTCAGGGAGACAAATCACACAGAGCCCTACATACATAGTGAGGGCCAAGTTTGGTACCCCAGCACAGACCCTCCTCTTGGCCATGGACACTAGCAATGATGCTGCCTGGGTCCCTTGCACTGCCTGTGTTGGTTGCTCAACAACCACACCCTTTGCTCCTCCCAAGTCCACCACTTTCAAGAAAGTTGGATGTGGTGCTTCTCAGTGCAAACAG GTACGGAACCCCACTTGCGATGGAAGCGCGTGTGCATTCAACTTCACCTATGGCACTTCCTCTGTGGCAGCTAGCCTGGTCCAAGACACAGTGACCCTAGCCACTGACCCAATCCCAGCCTACACCTTTGGGTGCATTCAAAAGGCCACAGGGAGCTCACTGCCACCACAAGGGCTATTGGGCCTGGGCCGAGGCCCATTATCACTCTTGGCCCAAACCCAAAAACTCTACCAATCTACCTTCTCTTATTGCTTGCCCAGCTTTAAAACACTCAACTTTAGTGGGTCACTGAGACTTGGGCCCGTGGCCCAGCCCAAGAGGATCAAGTTTACCCCTCTTCTCAAAAATCCTAGAAGATCTTCACTTTACTATGTGAATTTGGTGGCTATTAGAGTTGGCCGGAGAATTGTGGATATTCCACCGGAGGCTCTAGCGTTCAACCCTAACACCGGCGCAGGCACCGTTTTTGATTCGG GTACGGTATTCACCCGGCTGGTTGAACCGGCTTACACCGCCGTCCGGAACGAGTTCCGGCGACGAGTTGCCGTTCACAAGAAACTCACCGTGACAAGCCTAGGAGGGTTTGACACATGCTACACAGTCCCAATAGTTGCACcaacaataacattcatgttttCCGGCATGAACGTGACACTCCCACCGGACAACATCCTCATACATAGCACCGCCGGCAGCGTCACGTGCTTGGCCATGGCACCGGCACCGGACAATGTGAACTCGGTGCTGAACGTGATCGCCAACATGCAACAGCAAAACCACCGTGTGCTCTTCGACGTGCCCAACTCAAGGCTTGGTGTTGCTCGTGAGCTTTGCACCTAA